A window of candidate division KSB1 bacterium genomic DNA:
TAACCTGGTTAATTCATAAATTTCCATTTCAGGCAAAAAACTTCAATATTGTCATGCCCGAGTAGTCGGGCATCCATTACCTGCACTAAGTTGTTGATTTGTAATGGATTCCCGCTCCCCGCCTTCGCGAGGACAGGCTTCGCGGGAATGACGACTTTTATGGTTTGTGAATTATTCAGGTTAATAAATGAAATGCCTGAATTCTACATCCCCTTTTCCAAAATTGATGAGTAATCCTACTTTTATTGTTACTAATTTCTTTTATCCGTGTACAATCGGTGTGAATCCGTGGCTTTATTTTTTTCTAATGTTTACCCACGTCGTTCAACATAGAGCCGCGTTTATTTTGTTTCCTTTGTTTTGTCCTTGCGGCGCATGTAAAGCGTTTTCTCAAACGAGGCATAAACTTCGCCGTCGCTATCCGTCAGGTCTACTTGATAAGTCCTGTTTATAGAGGGCTCGGTGCTAAGTCGCTTGTGAACATCACCCAGTTCTTCCTTGCTTACCACAAACCGCGCGTACAACGTTTTCTGGCCTGGCTTTTTAAATTGGATGGTTGCGGCTTTGTCCCAGACGATATATTCCGGACCCAAAAGTTTCATCAGCATAATCATATAAATCGGATCAATCGCGCCGTACATGCTGCCGCCGAAAATGGAACCAACATAGTTTCGTGTTTTCCAATTGAGCGGAAGCTTGACTCGAATCTCATGCAGGTCACCGGCAATATAAGTAATCCTGCCGCCCGTGCGTCGATAGGCGGGAAAAAAGTTGAACCACCAGCGAAAGAGTCGAGTTTTCAATGATTCAGTCATAAATTTAAGGATGCAGGTTCGATTTTACGTTAATCTAATCTCAGAATATTTCACCCCTAACGGGGTTTAGGATTTTTGGTGGCATTTTCTATAAATATTCCACCCCTAAGGGGTTGGTCAAAAAAACATTGGA
This region includes:
- a CDS encoding DUF4442 domain-containing protein — translated: MTESLKTRLFRWWFNFFPAYRRTGGRITYIAGDLHEIRVKLPLNWKTRNYVGSIFGGSMYGAIDPIYMIMLMKLLGPEYIVWDKAATIQFKKPGQKTLYARFVVSKEELGDVHKRLSTEPSINRTYQVDLTDSDGEVYASFEKTLYMRRKDKTKETK